A region of Streptomyces sp. NBC_01267 DNA encodes the following proteins:
- a CDS encoding phytanoyl-CoA dioxygenase family protein → MSTLPTTAEEHPENPRASLTFEGNTLLSAQQFTDSGYIVLPGLIPESLQDRLRPEVDRWVDDGLRSRSIAACADHGAETPPPLMELEMPAHGELLTYEPLLRVIADLMGAPFVFHHLHSDRHGPGVPGKPWHHDREPNDRGDPELLMVHALHYLGGLDGTIGSLAMVPGSHRRPRSKSAFAHLGSAELPGEVVIDTLPPGSTVLINSALLHARRPAPSPAGAAPRYFVDACYCQTGARWRPAKPYWRQMLATARTLGLDGGRWPELFAERHFTEYARSA, encoded by the coding sequence GTGTCCACGCTGCCGACGACGGCCGAGGAACATCCGGAGAATCCCCGCGCCAGCCTCACTTTCGAAGGCAACACACTACTCTCGGCGCAGCAATTTACGGATTCGGGGTACATCGTATTGCCCGGCCTCATTCCCGAATCGCTGCAGGACCGGCTCAGGCCCGAAGTGGACCGCTGGGTGGACGACGGACTGCGTTCACGTTCCATAGCCGCCTGTGCCGACCACGGCGCCGAAACCCCGCCGCCGCTCATGGAACTGGAAATGCCCGCACACGGTGAACTTCTCACTTACGAGCCGTTGTTACGGGTGATCGCGGATCTCATGGGCGCGCCGTTCGTCTTTCACCATCTGCACAGCGACCGGCACGGTCCCGGAGTTCCCGGAAAGCCGTGGCACCACGACCGTGAGCCCAACGACCGTGGCGATCCGGAGCTGTTGATGGTGCACGCGCTGCATTATCTCGGTGGTCTCGACGGGACGATAGGAAGCCTCGCGATGGTGCCCGGGTCCCATCGTCGGCCCCGGAGCAAGTCCGCGTTCGCCCACCTCGGCAGCGCCGAGCTGCCCGGCGAGGTGGTGATCGACACGCTGCCGCCCGGCTCGACCGTACTGATCAACTCCGCTCTGCTGCACGCCCGCAGGCCCGCGCCGAGCCCGGCCGGTGCCGCTCCCCGCTATTTCGTCGACGCGTGCTACTGCCAGACGGGGGCACGCTGGCGTCCCGCGAAGCCGTACTGGCGGCAGATGCTCGCCACGGCCCGGACCCTCGGTCTCGACGGCGGGCGGTGGCCGGAACTCTTCGCCGAACGGCATTTCACCGAGTACGCCCGGTCGGCGTGA
- a CDS encoding DUF6309 family protein, producing the protein MQIIGPVTFDEVLTAFHQDHPVARDHGNNTNQDAENVLLLADKMFGTWSKVRLTRAEFREVILPWHLSEGGGFELVPRTGRTVGEAADLLSSRAAELAAANPVCTAKIARFRDAPFSSIYLSTRPVTHDHYADLPTGEGIVHLDGLHRLLAWELSGRLSLPESPTVYIAGDLTPGAPGSVSGSTPDATAGGPRT; encoded by the coding sequence ATGCAGATCATCGGTCCGGTCACATTCGACGAGGTGCTCACCGCCTTCCATCAGGACCATCCCGTGGCGCGTGACCACGGGAACAACACCAACCAGGACGCGGAGAATGTTCTCCTCCTGGCCGACAAGATGTTCGGCACCTGGTCGAAGGTACGGCTGACCCGTGCCGAATTCCGCGAAGTGATACTGCCCTGGCACCTCAGCGAGGGCGGTGGGTTCGAGCTCGTACCCCGCACCGGGCGGACGGTCGGCGAGGCCGCGGACCTGCTCAGCTCGCGTGCGGCGGAGCTGGCGGCGGCCAACCCCGTCTGCACGGCGAAGATCGCCCGGTTCCGTGACGCCCCCTTCTCCTCCATCTATCTGAGCACCCGCCCGGTGACCCACGACCACTACGCGGACCTCCCCACCGGCGAGGGCATCGTCCACCTCGACGGCCTGCACCGTCTGCTCGCCTGGGAACTGTCCGGGCGGCTGTCGCTCCCGGAGAGCCCGACCGTGTACATCGCCGGTGATCTCACCCCGGGCGCCCCGGGTTCCGTGAGCGGCAGCACACCCGATGCCACAGCCGGAGGTCCACGAACATGA